The Populus trichocarpa isolate Nisqually-1 chromosome 2, P.trichocarpa_v4.1, whole genome shotgun sequence genome has a window encoding:
- the LOC7463164 gene encoding uncharacterized protein LOC7463164 isoform X1, giving the protein MAIATIAAVATKPSSIPLLIRKKPKWVFTPLAFCSSSSSASRRKLILYSKPGCCLCDGLKEKLQAAFLLSGPHSLHDVDLQVRDITSNPEWERAYQYEIPVLAKVLSDGTEETLPRISPRLGVELVHKKIAAALIQ; this is encoded by the exons ATGGCTATTGCAACAATAGCAGCAGTGGCAACAAAACCATCCTCAATACCCCTGTTAATAAGAAAGAAGCCGAAATGGGTCTTCACTCCTTTGGCtttctgttcttcttcttcatcagcAAGTAGAAGAAAACTGATTCTTTATTCAAAGCCTGGATGTTGTTTGTGTGATGGCCTCAAAGAGAAGCTCCAGGCGGCATTCTTGCTCTCTGGCCCTCATTCCCTTCATGATGTTGATTTACAG GTAAGGGATATTACCAGCAATCCTGAATGGGAGAGGGCTTACCAGTATGAGATACCCGTTTTGGCCAAAGTACTCTCTGATGGCACCGAG GAAACTTTACCCAGAATATCTCCTCGACTTGGAGTGGAGCTCGTTCACAAAAAGATAGCAGCTGCTTTGATCCAATAA
- the LOC7463164 gene encoding uncharacterized protein LOC7463164 isoform X2, with amino-acid sequence MAIATIAAVATKPSSIPLLIRKKPKWVFTPLAFCSSSSSASRRKLILYSKPGCCLCDGLKEKLQAAFLLSGPHSLHDVDLQVRDITSNPEWERAYQYEIPVLAKVLSDGTE; translated from the exons ATGGCTATTGCAACAATAGCAGCAGTGGCAACAAAACCATCCTCAATACCCCTGTTAATAAGAAAGAAGCCGAAATGGGTCTTCACTCCTTTGGCtttctgttcttcttcttcatcagcAAGTAGAAGAAAACTGATTCTTTATTCAAAGCCTGGATGTTGTTTGTGTGATGGCCTCAAAGAGAAGCTCCAGGCGGCATTCTTGCTCTCTGGCCCTCATTCCCTTCATGATGTTGATTTACAG GTAAGGGATATTACCAGCAATCCTGAATGGGAGAGGGCTTACCAGTATGAGATACCCGTTTTGGCCAAAGTACTCTCTGATGGCACCGAG TGA
- the LOC7463165 gene encoding transmembrane emp24 domain-containing protein p24delta4 — MMARNCDSRAGVTALSLILLCLTISNNIVPVAEAIWLSIPNSGTKCVSEEIQNDVVVLADYYVLNEEHPEHPVTVTVRVTSPYGNNLHHNENATHGQFAFTTSEGGNYLACFTLDGHQEPATGVTLSLDWKIGIAAKDWDSVAKKEKIEGVELEVRKLKDHAEAIHNNLLYLKQREADMREVSEKTNSRVAWFSIMSLGVCIVVSVLQLWHLKRYFQKKKLI; from the exons ATGATGGCGAGGAACTGTGATTCACGCGCTGGAGTAACGGCGCTGTCACTGATCTTGTTATGTCTAACGATCAGTAACAATATAGTACCAGTAGCAGAAGCTATATGGCTATCAATTCCTAACTCGGGAACCAAGTGTGTTTCGGAGGAGATCCAGAACGACGTTGTCGTTTTGGCTGATTACTATGTTCTTAACGAAGAACATCCCGAACACCCCGTCACTGTTACTGTTCGG GTAACATCCCCATATGGAAACAATCTTCACCACAATGAAAATGCGACTCATGGTCAGTTTGCATTTACAACCTCGGAGGGTGGTAACTACTTGGCATGTTTCACGTTAGATGGTCATCAGGAACCAGCTACAGGTGTAACTCTGAGCCTCGACTGGAAAATTGGAATTGCTGCGAAGGATTGGGATTCTGtggcaaagaaagaaaagattgag GGTGTTGAACTTGAAGTAAGGAAACTTAAAGATCACGCGGAAGCCATCCACAATAATCTACTCTATCTCAAGCAAAG GGAAGCTGACATGAGAGAGGTCAGTGAAAAAACCAATAGTAGAGTAGCATGGTTCAGTATCATGTCCCTTGGTGTCTGCATCGTGGTTTCAGTTTTGCAGCTGTGGCACTTGAAGAGGTACTTCCAAAAGAAGAAGCTTATATAA
- the LOC7463166 gene encoding uncharacterized protein LOC7463166 isoform X2 — MINARHFPLLSFALLLLSLRLSLATSPPQQDPETPVARFQKYLRFNTAHPNPNYTAPVSFLTSLATSLGLKTQTLEFIPNKPTLLITWQGSNPSLHSLLFNSHLDSVPAEPSKWTHPPFSATLTPEGKIFARGAQDDKCIAIQYLEAIRNLKARNFVPTRTLHISFVPDEEIGGIDGSDKFVKSKEFKDLDVGFVLDEGQASVNDEFRVFYADRSPWNLIIKAKGVPGHGSRMYDNGAMENLMDSIEVINRFRDSQFDIVKAGKASNSEVISVNPVFLKAGIPSPTGFVMNMQPSEAEAGFDLRLPPTADPDLVKKRIAEEWAPAVRNMTYEIIEKGPLRDYMGRPLMTATDDSNPWWSVFKQAIAAAGGKLAKPEILSSTTDARFMRQLGIPAFGFSPMTNTPILLHDHNEFLKDTIFLKGIEVYEHIIHALSSFEEANSI, encoded by the exons ATGATCAACGCCCGTCACTTTCCCCTCCTCTCGTTCGcactcctcctcctctctctccgCCTCTCCCTCGCCACGTCACCACCACAACAAGACCCAGAAACCCCAGTCGCCCGGTTCCAAAAATACCTGAGATTCAACACCGCCCATCCAAACCCAAACTACACAGCTCCAGTCTCTTTTCTAACCTCCTTAGCCACTTCTCTAGGTCTCAAAACCCAGACTCTCGAATTCATACCCAACAAACCAACTCTTCTCATAACCTGGCAAGGCTCAAACCCATCTCTCCATTCACTCCTCTTCAACTCCCACCTCGACTCTGTCCCAGCTGAACCTTCTAAATGGACCCATCCTCCTTTCTCAGCCACGCTAACCCCAGAAGGAAAAATCTTTGCACGCGGAGCTCAAGACGACAAGTGCATAGCAATTCAGTACTTAGAAGCAATCCGCAACTTAAAAGCAAGAAACTTTGTCCCTACAAGGACACTACACATTtcttttgttcctgatgaggaGATTGGTGGGATTGACGGGTCTGATAAGTTTGTCAAGTCTAAAGAGTTTAAAGATTTGGATGTTGGGTTTGTTTTGGATGAAGGGCAGGCTTCAGTTAACGAtgaatttagagttttttatgCTGATAGGTCGCCTTGGAATTTGATTATTAAGGCTAAAGGAGTGCCTGGGCATGGGTCGAGAATGTATGATAACGGAGCTATGGAGAATTTGATGGATAGTATCGAGGTTATCAACAGGTTTAGAGATAGTCAGTTTGATATTGTTAAGGCTGGAAAAGCTTCGAACTCGGAAGTTATCTCAGTTAATCCTGTTTTCTTGAAAGCTGGGATTCCTTCCCCAACT GGTTTTGTGATGAATATGCAACCTTCGGAGGCAGAAGCAGGGTTTGATCTTAGATTGCCTCCTACAGCGGACCCAGATCTTGTGAAGAAAAGAATTGCTGAAGAGTGGGCGCCAGCTGTACGAAACATGACATACGAG ATAATTGAGAAAGGACCCTTGAGAGATTATATGGGACGCCCATTAATGACAGCAACAGATGATTCGAACCCATGGTGGTCTGTTTTCAAGCaagccattgcagcagctggaGGAAAACTTGCGAAGCCTGAAATATTGTCTTCAACTACTGATGCACGGTTCATGAGACAGTTGGGGATTCCCGCTTTTGGATTCTCTCCAATGACAAATACCCCTATTTTATTGCATGACCATAACGAG TTCTTGAAAGATACCATATTCttgaaaggaattgaggtttaTGAACATATAATTCACGCGTTGAGTTCGTTTGAGGAAGCTAATTCAATATAG